The following proteins are co-located in the Conyzicola lurida genome:
- a CDS encoding serine hydrolase domain-containing protein produces the protein MTTSAVATITAVLPYIDSWLEYRAWKLRVPGVQAAVYFDGETRFSKAYGFADVEAGVPLTTGHLFRIASHSKTFTATAILQLFEAGKLRLDDSAGTFVPELVEAGSPVADVTVRDLLEHSAGVIRDGLDGDYWQHSRPFPDEAELIAMILDGGDKALPGEGFNYTNIGYSLLGLIVAAVSGVSYNEYVTTEIVGRLGLANTGPELDAARADEYAAGYTGFHTSLVRRRVDHVDTRAMAAATGFYGTADDLVHYFAAHLPGDTRLLGDASKRLQQREHWQSDASEPASAHYGLGMIIERIDGHRVVGHSGGYPGHITRSFFDPAAGLAISVMTNAVDGPASELSSGILRLIDAALVQAPALTLGPVTTPSDIDSSRFTGRFANMWGVQDVVQLGERLVALSPGSPNPLDGLEELEIVDENTLRFRSGSGFGSVGELMRYEFDAEGAVTLVRGGGGMSMRPLERLGEPHPLP, from the coding sequence ATGACCACCTCCGCCGTCGCCACCATCACCGCCGTGCTGCCCTACATCGACTCGTGGCTCGAGTACCGCGCGTGGAAACTCCGCGTGCCCGGCGTGCAGGCCGCCGTCTACTTCGACGGCGAGACCAGGTTTTCGAAGGCCTACGGGTTCGCCGACGTCGAGGCGGGCGTACCGCTGACCACCGGGCATCTGTTCCGCATCGCGTCGCACTCGAAGACGTTCACCGCCACCGCGATTTTGCAGCTGTTCGAGGCGGGCAAGCTGCGGCTGGACGACAGCGCGGGCACGTTCGTCCCGGAGCTGGTCGAGGCGGGGTCGCCCGTCGCCGACGTGACGGTCCGCGACCTGCTCGAACACTCGGCGGGCGTCATCCGCGACGGTCTCGACGGCGACTACTGGCAGCACTCCCGGCCGTTCCCCGACGAAGCCGAGCTCATCGCCATGATCCTCGACGGCGGCGACAAAGCCCTGCCCGGCGAGGGGTTCAACTACACCAACATCGGGTACTCGCTGCTCGGCCTCATCGTCGCCGCGGTCTCCGGCGTCAGCTACAACGAGTACGTCACGACCGAGATCGTCGGCCGGCTGGGGCTCGCGAACACGGGCCCAGAATTGGATGCCGCCAGGGCAGACGAGTACGCGGCCGGGTACACCGGCTTCCACACCTCGCTGGTGCGACGCCGCGTCGACCACGTCGACACCCGCGCGATGGCGGCGGCGACCGGGTTCTACGGCACGGCCGACGACCTCGTGCACTACTTCGCGGCCCACCTGCCGGGCGACACCCGCCTGCTCGGCGATGCGAGCAAGCGCCTGCAGCAGCGCGAACACTGGCAGAGCGACGCGTCCGAGCCCGCGTCGGCGCACTACGGCCTCGGCATGATCATCGAGAGAATCGACGGGCACCGCGTGGTCGGCCACTCCGGCGGCTACCCGGGGCACATCACGCGCTCGTTCTTCGATCCGGCGGCCGGTCTCGCGATCTCGGTGATGACGAACGCCGTCGACGGTCCCGCGAGCGAGCTTTCCAGCGGCATCCTGCGTCTCATCGACGCCGCGCTGGTGCAGGCGCCCGCGCTCACGCTCGGCCCGGTGACGACCCCGAGCGACATCGACTCGTCTCGCTTCACCGGCCGATTCGCCAACATGTGGGGCGTGCAGGACGTGGTGCAGCTCGGCGAGCGGCTCGTGGCCCTGTCGCCCGGGTCGCCGAACCCGCTCGACGGGCTCGAGGAGCTCGAGATCGTCGACGAGAACACCCTGCGCTTCCGCTCGGGGAGCGGTTTCGGTTCGGTCGGCGAGCTCATGCGGTACGAGTTCGACGCCGAGGGAGCCGTGACTCTCGTGCGCGGCGGTGGCGGCATGAGCATGCGGCCGTTGGAACGGCTCGGGGAGCCGCACCCGCTCCCATAA
- a CDS encoding ABC transporter permease encodes MTDSLAQVSAASLDGAPLRRNPWRVLRRRASFWIPAVVLAVLAVIALAPGLFAGLFGNGDPRVCDLGASGAAPSDGHPFGQDLQGCDVFANVVYGAQASLSIGVLTTAIAVLVAIVIGTLAGLYGGALDWVLSRVTDVFLGFPFLLGAVVLLNSIGDRSVITISLVLALLGWGTMARIVRGSVRSVRGADFVDAARTMGLSTWRIVTRYVLPNALSPLFVVATIAVGATIVAESSLTYLGIGLRAPAISWGLQLASASGQFQNSPHLLIFPAAFLAVTVLSIITLGDTLRSALDPRRQN; translated from the coding sequence TTGACTGACTCCCTCGCCCAGGTCTCCGCCGCCTCCCTCGACGGAGCGCCGCTGCGCCGCAATCCGTGGCGCGTGCTGCGGCGCCGCGCGTCGTTCTGGATCCCGGCCGTCGTGCTGGCGGTGCTGGCCGTGATCGCCCTCGCGCCCGGCCTGTTCGCCGGGCTGTTCGGCAACGGCGACCCGCGGGTCTGCGACCTCGGCGCCAGTGGGGCCGCGCCATCCGACGGCCACCCCTTCGGCCAGGATCTGCAGGGCTGCGACGTCTTCGCCAACGTGGTCTACGGCGCCCAGGCGTCGCTCTCCATCGGCGTGCTCACCACCGCGATCGCGGTGCTCGTCGCCATCGTGATCGGCACCCTCGCCGGCCTCTACGGCGGTGCGCTCGACTGGGTGCTGTCGCGGGTCACCGACGTGTTCCTCGGCTTCCCCTTCCTGCTCGGCGCCGTGGTACTGCTCAACAGCATCGGCGACCGCTCGGTCATCACGATCTCGCTCGTGCTCGCCCTGCTCGGCTGGGGCACCATGGCGCGCATCGTGCGCGGCTCGGTGCGCTCGGTGAGGGGAGCGGACTTCGTCGACGCCGCGCGCACCATGGGGCTCAGCACCTGGCGCATCGTCACCCGTTACGTGCTGCCCAATGCGCTGTCGCCGCTGTTCGTCGTCGCGACCATCGCGGTCGGCGCCACGATCGTCGCCGAGAGCTCGCTCACCTACCTCGGCATCGGCCTGCGCGCTCCCGCGATCTCGTGGGGGCTGCAGCTGGCCAGCGCCTCCGGGCAGTTCCAGAACAGCCCGCACCTGCTGATCTTCCCGGCGGCGTTCCTCGCCGTCACGGTGCTCAGCATCATCACCCTCGGCGACACGCTGCGCTCCGCGCTCGATCCCCGCCGTCAGAACTAG
- a CDS encoding ABC transporter permease subunit, producing the protein MKTAWGVARRIGGLAIVFFGVTFLIYFCVFALPGDPIRALAGDRPLSEATVNTLRARYHLDEPLIQQYLRYIGGLFRGDFGVNFDGRSVGEQMASRWPVTIALALTAWVIQILLGVVLGLVSALREGKALDKGILAATVLLSSLPVFVLGVSAQLVFGVKLAWFPVAGTSAGWPGSYLLPALVITAFGLAAISRLVRSSVIENLEADYVRTAWAKGLSDRRTVGVHVMRNSLIPTVTFLATDLGYLLGGTVIIEGIFNLPGVGNLLFQAIRAHEGPTVVGISTSLILIFLVTSVVVDAVHALVDPRVRLD; encoded by the coding sequence GTGAAGACGGCCTGGGGCGTCGCCCGCCGCATCGGCGGTCTCGCCATCGTGTTCTTCGGCGTGACCTTTCTGATCTACTTCTGCGTGTTCGCGCTGCCCGGCGACCCGATCCGGGCGCTCGCGGGCGACCGCCCGTTGAGCGAGGCCACCGTCAACACGCTGCGGGCGCGCTACCACCTCGACGAGCCGCTCATCCAGCAGTACCTGCGCTACATCGGCGGGCTGTTCCGGGGCGACTTCGGCGTCAACTTCGACGGCCGCTCGGTCGGCGAGCAGATGGCGTCGCGCTGGCCGGTCACGATCGCCCTCGCGCTCACCGCGTGGGTGATCCAGATCCTCCTCGGAGTGGTGCTCGGCCTCGTCTCCGCGTTGCGCGAGGGCAAGGCGCTCGACAAGGGCATCCTCGCGGCGACCGTGCTGCTCAGTTCGCTCCCGGTGTTCGTGCTCGGCGTCTCGGCGCAGCTCGTCTTCGGCGTGAAACTGGCCTGGTTCCCCGTCGCCGGCACCTCGGCTGGCTGGCCGGGCTCCTACCTGCTGCCCGCCCTCGTCATCACGGCGTTCGGACTCGCGGCGATCTCGCGTCTCGTGCGCTCGTCGGTCATCGAGAACCTCGAGGCCGACTACGTTCGCACCGCGTGGGCCAAAGGGCTCAGCGACCGGCGCACCGTGGGCGTGCACGTGATGCGCAACTCGCTGATCCCGACCGTCACGTTCCTCGCCACCGACCTGGGCTACCTGCTCGGCGGTACCGTCATCATCGAAGGCATTTTCAACCTCCCGGGGGTGGGCAACCTGTTGTTCCAAGCCATCCGAGCACACGAGGGGCCGACCGTGGTCGGCATCTCCACGTCGCTCATCCTGATCTTCCTCGTCACGAGCGTGGTCGTCGACGCCGTGCACGCCCTCGTGGATCCGCGGGTGCGCCTTGACTGA
- a CDS encoding M14 family zinc carboxypeptidase has protein sequence MTSSTTGPTFGSTEDILRRAGLVPAIESFPLVDDLWARFALIAEQHPDLVSSRRVATSRRGEPILAYTVGSGRKNHLIVAGVHPNEPIGSWSAIHLAETLCADAELRESLDATWTIVPSIDPDGARLNEGWFENSGDRNFYARRFYRPAPEHQIEWSFPVSYKNLYFDEVLPETLGLMRLIDELKPDLYVSLHNGEMGGVYYYLSRPEPALYGILHAIPESLGLPLNTGEPESPVLEEYAPAIFGTGTMAEAYDYLESLGLDPTEIGGGSSSSEYILKYGTLAVVAELPYWSHVDADDQTELAESYGELVGRTGNDMRATGLALVDILERANPHLTLDTPYLYASRAFVPMLVGMGERDEVRSKLPEAQRPATVAERFGCEDVVTMFKLRYGGMLLRALQAEIVAGVAPVAVHRLAAELDTLYTRWQTDAAAADTADVIPINKLVGVQYGAILAAAVHLTGSGEQA, from the coding sequence GTGACATCCAGCACCACCGGCCCGACGTTCGGCTCGACGGAGGACATCCTCCGTCGGGCCGGGCTCGTGCCCGCCATCGAATCCTTCCCGCTCGTCGACGACCTCTGGGCACGGTTCGCCCTCATCGCCGAGCAGCACCCCGATCTGGTCTCGAGCCGGCGGGTCGCCACGAGCCGCCGCGGCGAACCGATCCTCGCCTACACGGTGGGATCGGGGAGGAAGAACCACCTGATCGTGGCGGGGGTGCACCCCAACGAGCCGATCGGCTCATGGAGCGCCATCCACCTCGCCGAGACGCTCTGCGCCGACGCCGAGCTGCGCGAGTCGCTCGACGCGACGTGGACGATCGTGCCGAGCATCGACCCCGACGGAGCCCGCCTCAACGAGGGGTGGTTCGAGAACTCCGGAGACCGCAACTTCTACGCCCGCCGTTTCTACCGGCCGGCCCCGGAACACCAGATCGAGTGGTCGTTCCCGGTCAGTTACAAGAACCTCTACTTCGACGAGGTGCTGCCCGAGACCCTGGGGCTGATGCGCCTCATCGACGAGCTCAAGCCCGACCTCTACGTGAGCCTGCACAACGGCGAGATGGGCGGCGTGTACTACTACCTCTCCCGTCCGGAACCCGCGCTCTACGGCATCCTGCACGCGATCCCCGAGAGCCTCGGCCTGCCGCTCAACACCGGCGAACCGGAATCGCCCGTTCTCGAGGAGTACGCGCCCGCCATCTTCGGCACGGGCACCATGGCCGAGGCCTACGACTACCTCGAATCGCTCGGGCTCGACCCGACCGAGATCGGCGGCGGATCCTCGTCGAGCGAGTACATCCTCAAGTACGGCACCCTCGCGGTCGTCGCCGAGCTCCCGTACTGGTCGCACGTCGACGCCGACGACCAGACCGAGCTCGCCGAGAGCTACGGAGAGCTGGTCGGCCGCACCGGCAACGACATGCGAGCGACCGGCCTCGCCCTCGTCGACATCCTCGAGCGCGCCAACCCCCACCTGACGCTGGACACCCCGTACCTCTACGCGTCGCGCGCGTTCGTGCCGATGCTCGTCGGCATGGGGGAGCGCGACGAGGTGCGCTCGAAGCTTCCCGAGGCCCAGCGGCCCGCCACGGTCGCCGAGAGGTTCGGCTGCGAAGACGTCGTCACGATGTTCAAGCTGCGCTACGGCGGCATGCTGCTGCGCGCCCTGCAGGCCGAGATCGTGGCCGGCGTCGCGCCGGTCGCCGTGCACCGGCTGGCGGCAGAGCTCGACACTCTCTACACGCGGTGGCAGACGGATGCCGCGGCAGCCGACACCGCGGACGTGATCCCGATCAACAAGCTGGTGGGGGTGCAGTACGGGGCGATCCTCGCGGCGGCCGTGCACCTGACCGGCTCGGGCGAGCAGGCCTAG
- a CDS encoding ABC transporter substrate-binding protein, with the protein MAIATGAVLVLGLTACSAGSSDTSSPSDGTLVYAVGEPDHLSPGRQTVAFGQVMALFAPLVMLDDSNEITYVQAESVESDDATTWTITLKPDWTFQNGEPVTAHSYVDAWNYTAYGPNAWENTGQLAGIVGYDDLNPVEGKPTTDAMSGLVVVDDLTFTVQLDHADSQFPLQISQSQTGFYPMPEAAYDDIDAYDRQPIGNGPYEMTTAWEDNEEYTVTAYDDYAGEAPKTEAVTFRAYADTNTAYTDVLAGNADLLYLPASKMTVAEQDFGDRLYAFDAPGIDYLGFPLWDERYSDKRVRQAISMSIDRDAVNTAIFGGLYEPATAFTPPAMAGTPEGICGEFCEFDPDAAKSLLAEAGGFEGTLEFVYPGGIGVDSLFEAYANQVRQNLGIADVVATPTTDWAEYYDSLVDSSVAGPHFGHWGALYQSQQNTLRALFTLDGGCTLCTGNYTNPEVDSLLAEADSAPTQEEAEAKYVAVQEVVLEDFPVVPTFSNKYAYVTSDKIAELPALAGSPVIDQITLK; encoded by the coding sequence GTGGCAATCGCCACCGGGGCCGTGCTGGTTCTGGGGCTCACAGCCTGCTCCGCCGGTTCGTCCGACACCTCCAGCCCGAGCGACGGAACGCTCGTCTACGCCGTCGGAGAGCCTGACCACCTGAGCCCCGGCCGCCAGACCGTCGCCTTCGGCCAGGTCATGGCGCTCTTCGCACCCCTCGTGATGCTCGACGACTCGAACGAGATCACCTACGTGCAGGCCGAGTCGGTCGAGTCCGACGACGCGACCACGTGGACCATCACACTCAAGCCCGACTGGACGTTCCAGAACGGCGAGCCCGTCACGGCTCACAGCTACGTCGACGCCTGGAACTACACCGCCTACGGCCCCAACGCGTGGGAGAACACCGGCCAGCTCGCGGGCATCGTCGGCTACGACGACCTCAACCCCGTCGAGGGCAAACCGACGACCGACGCCATGAGCGGCCTCGTCGTGGTCGACGACCTCACCTTCACCGTGCAGCTCGACCACGCCGACAGCCAGTTCCCGCTGCAGATCAGCCAGTCGCAGACCGGCTTCTACCCGATGCCCGAGGCCGCCTACGACGACATCGACGCGTACGACCGCCAGCCCATCGGCAACGGCCCGTACGAGATGACCACCGCGTGGGAGGACAACGAGGAGTACACCGTCACGGCGTACGACGACTACGCGGGCGAGGCCCCGAAGACCGAGGCCGTGACCTTCCGCGCCTACGCGGACACCAACACCGCGTACACCGACGTGCTCGCCGGCAACGCCGACCTGCTCTACCTGCCCGCGAGCAAGATGACCGTCGCCGAGCAGGACTTCGGTGACCGCCTCTACGCGTTCGACGCCCCCGGTATCGACTACCTCGGCTTCCCGCTGTGGGACGAACGCTACTCCGACAAGCGCGTGCGCCAGGCGATCTCGATGTCCATCGACCGTGACGCCGTGAACACCGCGATCTTCGGCGGACTCTACGAGCCGGCGACCGCGTTCACCCCGCCGGCCATGGCGGGCACCCCCGAGGGCATCTGCGGCGAATTCTGCGAGTTCGACCCCGACGCGGCCAAGTCGCTGCTCGCCGAGGCCGGCGGATTCGAGGGCACCCTCGAGTTCGTCTACCCGGGCGGCATCGGCGTCGACAGCCTGTTCGAGGCGTACGCCAACCAGGTGCGCCAGAACCTCGGCATCGCCGACGTCGTCGCCACACCGACCACCGACTGGGCCGAGTACTACGACTCGCTCGTCGACTCGAGCGTCGCCGGACCGCATTTCGGCCACTGGGGCGCGCTCTACCAGAGCCAGCAGAACACGCTACGGGCGCTGTTCACCCTCGACGGCGGCTGCACGCTGTGCACCGGCAACTACACGAACCCCGAGGTCGACAGCCTGCTCGCCGAGGCCGACTCGGCCCCGACGCAGGAAGAAGCCGAGGCGAAGTACGTCGCGGTGCAGGAGGTCGTGCTCGAGGACTTCCCGGTCGTGCCGACGTTCTCGAACAAGTACGCCTACGTCACGAGCGACAAGATCGCGGAACTCCCGGCCCTCGCCGGCAGCCCCGTGATCGACCAGATCACGCTCAAGTAG
- a CDS encoding amidohydrolase: MLLRNARISGSDGELVDILPINGTIASISPASGSDRGVDLGGRWVSPGLWDNHVHFSQWALIQQRLDISTAASAADAAAMVARALESAPPEPTPFIGFGFRDGLWADEPTVVALDEAAGARPVVLVSGDLHAVWLNSAALTLYGHAGHPTGLLREDPAFEVTRQIGAVSDELLDSWADAAARVAASRGVVGIIDLEMRWNLETWTRRMASGADSLRVEFGIYSEDLDRAIAEGLKTGDRVTELLTVGRYKVLTDGSLNTRTAYCFDEYSGREGEEHSHGMLTMPPESLLPLMRKAVDAGIVPTVHAIGDHANSLALDAFAELGVGGRIEHAQLLAESDIARFAELGVEASVQPDHAVDDRDIADHHWAGSADRAFAFRSLLDAGATLALGSDAPVSPLDPWNTIAAAVTRTRGSREAWHPEQRITVAEALAASTRTTVEVGQIADLVVTETDPLAASPHELRGFPVAATLLGGRFTYNAL, from the coding sequence ATGCTCCTGCGTAACGCCCGCATTTCCGGATCCGACGGCGAGCTCGTCGACATCCTCCCCATCAACGGCACCATCGCCTCGATCTCCCCGGCGTCCGGGTCGGACCGTGGCGTCGACCTCGGCGGCCGCTGGGTATCGCCCGGGCTCTGGGACAACCACGTGCACTTCAGCCAGTGGGCGCTGATCCAGCAGAGGCTCGACATTTCGACGGCTGCCTCGGCGGCGGATGCCGCGGCCATGGTCGCCCGGGCGCTCGAGTCAGCGCCACCGGAGCCGACCCCGTTCATCGGCTTCGGGTTCCGCGACGGCCTCTGGGCCGACGAACCGACCGTGGTCGCGCTGGACGAGGCAGCGGGCGCGCGTCCGGTCGTACTCGTGAGCGGCGACCTGCACGCCGTCTGGCTCAACTCCGCCGCGCTGACGCTCTACGGGCACGCGGGACATCCGACCGGACTGCTGCGCGAAGACCCCGCCTTCGAGGTCACCCGCCAGATCGGCGCCGTCTCCGACGAGCTGCTCGACTCCTGGGCCGACGCGGCCGCCCGGGTCGCGGCATCCCGGGGCGTCGTCGGCATCATCGACCTCGAAATGCGCTGGAACCTCGAAACCTGGACCCGCCGCATGGCGTCCGGCGCCGATTCGTTGCGCGTCGAATTCGGCATCTACAGCGAAGACCTCGACCGTGCCATCGCCGAGGGGCTGAAGACCGGAGACCGGGTCACGGAGCTCCTCACGGTCGGGCGCTACAAGGTGCTCACCGACGGCTCGCTCAACACCCGCACCGCGTACTGTTTCGACGAGTACTCCGGCCGCGAGGGGGAGGAGCACTCGCACGGCATGCTGACCATGCCGCCTGAGAGCCTGCTGCCGCTCATGCGCAAGGCTGTCGACGCGGGGATCGTGCCGACGGTGCACGCCATCGGCGACCACGCCAACAGCCTCGCGCTCGACGCCTTCGCCGAGCTCGGAGTGGGCGGGCGCATCGAGCACGCGCAGCTGCTCGCCGAGTCGGACATCGCGCGCTTCGCCGAACTCGGGGTCGAAGCGAGCGTGCAGCCCGACCACGCCGTCGACGACCGCGACATCGCCGACCACCACTGGGCGGGCAGCGCCGATCGGGCATTCGCCTTCCGCAGCCTGCTCGACGCCGGCGCGACGCTCGCGCTCGGCTCCGACGCCCCGGTGTCGCCGCTCGACCCGTGGAACACCATCGCCGCCGCCGTGACCCGCACCCGCGGCTCGCGCGAGGCGTGGCACCCCGAACAGCGCATCACCGTCGCGGAGGCCCTCGCCGCGTCCACCCGCACCACGGTCGAGGTGGGCCAGATCGCCGACCTCGTCGTCACCGAGACCGACCCGCTCGCGGCATCGCCCCACGAGCTGCGCGGTTTCCCCGTGGCTGCGACGCTGCTCGGCGGGCGGTTCACGTACAACGCGCTGTAG
- a CDS encoding FMN-binding negative transcriptional regulator, translated as MRHTPTYILTDPDEVKRLVRENPWATFVSNTANGLVASHYPVVLEETPEGISIVSHVGRPDEKLHELGQHEMLMIIQGPHGYISPGWYANSEFVPTWNHVTAHLYGTPEILSDAENFDVLDDLVDHFEKQLPQPISLDIDENQARRIAEGTVGIRFVVTRFDARLKLSQNKTPEVVDRIIDALEGDGPFASASLAAEMRRVRDAVSTTDLTDEENHAPA; from the coding sequence ATGCGTCACACCCCCACCTACATCCTGACCGATCCCGACGAGGTCAAACGCCTCGTGCGCGAGAACCCGTGGGCGACGTTCGTGTCGAACACGGCGAACGGTCTCGTCGCCTCGCACTACCCGGTCGTGCTCGAGGAGACACCCGAGGGCATCAGCATCGTCAGCCACGTGGGGCGTCCCGACGAGAAGCTGCACGAGCTCGGCCAGCACGAGATGCTCATGATCATCCAGGGGCCGCACGGCTACATCTCGCCCGGCTGGTACGCGAACTCCGAGTTCGTTCCGACGTGGAACCACGTCACCGCGCACCTGTACGGCACCCCCGAGATCCTCAGCGACGCCGAGAACTTCGACGTGCTCGACGACCTCGTCGACCACTTCGAGAAGCAGCTGCCCCAGCCGATCAGCCTCGACATTGACGAAAACCAGGCCCGCCGCATCGCCGAAGGTACGGTCGGCATCCGGTTCGTCGTGACCCGGTTCGACGCCCGCCTCAAGCTCAGCCAGAACAAGACCCCCGAGGTGGTCGACCGCATCATCGACGCCCTCGAGGGCGACGGCCCCTTCGCTTCCGCGTCGCTCGCCGCCGAAATGCGCCGCGTGCGCGACGCCGTCTCCACGACCGACCTCACCGACGAAGAGAACCATGCTCCTGCGTAA
- a CDS encoding DNA-formamidopyrimidine glycosylase family protein, translating into MPEGHSVHRITRQFALHFVGKTIAASSPQGRFAGGASEIDGLEMTDAKAVGKQMFLEFDHRLWLRVHLGMYGAWDFAGNITADATTASAGGRMGQTNQRGTVVPDDNEPSLSSIGAPRRLRMAEQERLGEALDTFPPEPIGAVRVRLLASDTVADLRGPTACEVLQPEEVQAVIAKLGPDPLVDDPDEGRARFVDAAIKKATPIGLILMDQNVVSGIGNVYRAELLFRARLDPHKPGKLVPRETLEELWADWTYLLGVGVSTGQMMTMDGLSHEDYVNALARRDDRHWVYHRAGKPCRVCGTPIVMEVAAGRKLYFCPVDQT; encoded by the coding sequence GTGCCCGAGGGACATTCCGTCCACCGCATCACCCGGCAGTTCGCGCTGCACTTCGTCGGCAAGACGATCGCCGCGTCGTCGCCCCAGGGCCGGTTCGCCGGGGGAGCGTCGGAGATCGACGGACTCGAGATGACCGACGCCAAGGCCGTCGGCAAGCAGATGTTCCTCGAGTTCGACCACCGGCTGTGGCTGCGCGTGCACCTCGGCATGTACGGCGCGTGGGACTTCGCGGGCAACATCACCGCCGACGCGACCACCGCGTCCGCCGGCGGACGCATGGGCCAGACCAACCAGCGCGGCACCGTGGTGCCCGACGACAACGAGCCCTCGCTCTCCAGCATCGGCGCGCCGCGCCGGCTGCGCATGGCCGAGCAGGAACGCCTCGGCGAAGCACTCGACACCTTCCCGCCCGAGCCGATCGGCGCCGTGCGCGTGCGGCTGCTCGCCAGCGACACCGTGGCCGACCTCCGCGGACCGACCGCGTGCGAGGTGCTGCAGCCCGAAGAGGTGCAGGCCGTGATCGCGAAACTCGGGCCCGACCCTCTGGTCGACGACCCCGACGAGGGCCGCGCGCGGTTCGTCGACGCGGCGATCAAGAAGGCGACGCCCATCGGGCTCATCCTGATGGACCAGAACGTGGTGAGCGGCATCGGCAATGTCTACCGGGCCGAACTGCTGTTCCGGGCGCGGCTCGACCCGCACAAGCCGGGCAAGCTCGTGCCGCGCGAGACGCTCGAAGAACTCTGGGCAGACTGGACCTACCTGCTCGGCGTCGGCGTCTCCACCGGCCAGATGATGACGATGGACGGGCTGAGCCACGAGGACTACGTCAATGCGCTCGCCCGCCGCGACGACCGCCACTGGGTGTACCACCGTGCGGGCAAGCCCTGCCGCGTCTGCGGTACGCCGATCGTGATGGAGGTGGCGGCGGGGCGCAAGCTCTACTTCTGCCCGGTCGACCAGACGTAG
- a CDS encoding ribose-5-phosphate isomerase — MRIHIATDHAGLEFSEDLQTHLAGNGHEVIDHGPTSYDPLDDYPSFCINAAQAVIEDQAQGIEALGVVFGGSGNGEQIAANKVRGARAALVWNVSTAELARQHNNANVIAIGARQHSVDDAKLFIDTFINTPFPGEERHARRIAQLAEYETTGSIAGHQID; from the coding sequence ATGCGCATCCACATCGCGACCGACCATGCCGGACTCGAGTTCAGTGAAGACCTCCAGACGCACCTCGCCGGCAACGGCCACGAAGTGATCGACCACGGGCCCACGAGCTACGACCCCCTCGACGACTACCCGAGCTTCTGCATCAACGCGGCGCAGGCCGTGATCGAAGACCAGGCGCAGGGCATCGAAGCACTCGGCGTCGTCTTCGGCGGCTCCGGCAACGGCGAGCAGATCGCCGCCAACAAGGTGCGCGGCGCCCGTGCCGCCCTGGTCTGGAACGTCTCGACCGCCGAGCTCGCCCGCCAGCACAACAACGCCAACGTCATCGCCATCGGGGCGCGCCAGCACTCCGTCGACGACGCGAAGCTGTTCATCGACACCTTCATCAACACGCCGTTCCCGGGTGAGGAGCGCCACGCGCGCCGCATCGCCCAGCTCGCCGAGTACGAGACCACCGGGTCGATCGCCGGCCACCAGATCGACTAG
- a CDS encoding cupin domain-containing protein, with amino-acid sequence MSGWPPLDPVAALAVPVDLQPVPTERVLDGAPTAGLVVLGEFEGLEYGVWEMSPGSMSDVENAEFFVVLAGAASVEFIDTETTVQLVPGSVLTLEAGARTIWTVTQSLRKVWVGV; translated from the coding sequence GTGAGCGGGTGGCCGCCGCTCGACCCCGTCGCGGCTCTCGCCGTGCCCGTCGACCTACAGCCCGTTCCGACCGAGCGGGTACTCGACGGCGCGCCGACCGCGGGTCTGGTGGTGCTCGGCGAGTTCGAGGGACTCGAGTACGGCGTTTGGGAGATGAGTCCGGGCTCGATGTCGGACGTCGAGAACGCCGAGTTCTTCGTGGTTCTGGCGGGTGCGGCATCCGTCGAATTCATCGACACCGAGACCACCGTGCAGCTCGTGCCGGGGTCGGTGCTGACCCTCGAGGCGGGCGCGCGCACGATCTGGACCGTGACCCAGTCGCTGCGCAAGGTGTGGGTCGGCGTCTAG